In a single window of the Streptacidiphilus sp. P02-A3a genome:
- a CDS encoding carboxylesterase family protein, whose translation MRAASLRSADLGGNNFLKTEAQQAMAATVIGYWTAFARTGDPNHAGAPRWAAATVRGNGQLRFIPDRIREARTSPRPR comes from the coding sequence GTGCGGGCGGCCAGCCTGCGTAGTGCCGACCTCGGTGGGAACAACTTCCTGAAGACCGAGGCACAGCAGGCGATGGCGGCCACGGTGATCGGCTACTGGACCGCCTTCGCCCGGACCGGCGACCCCAACCACGCCGGGGCGCCGCGGTGGGCCGCCGCGACGGTCCGGGGCAACGGTCAGCTGCGGTTCATTCCGGACCGGATCCGGGAGGCGCGGACGTCGCCGCGGCCCCGCTGA
- a CDS encoding MFS transporter: protein MPPTTRSRTTSSTPPPTRLTTLQLLRGLGGGRYAGAALVSSLGGGLMRPFLLLYAVTISGISAERAGLALSLGYLAGMAAVPLAGRWVDRGARRGLTVTTLVVRATGLITLLLVPGPDGFACCCLLQGIGNQAGPIGQAAVVSSISVGYERDAVLAALRSLGNAGLGAGALLATIAVGTGSVGMRWLALGTALGYLISAALVSTVMLTDTAVPRRADVPTPVSGTDRLALRRLTLMNLANLPFAFCFDILEVALPIVLVTHLHAAPAWSSGIFVANTAMVILCQLPVVLWMSRRPRRSVFALAGWVLAASYLGFLLAATRHGTTGAAAVALVSVLYNLGEILYTGVGTALVIDAAPPHLRGRALARWQLSLGLGRALAPLTITAALNVGAATLWLPLAAATALAATFISSRAPADTAHPTHHFTAAEATPPVSGAAATSAPPGSGPE, encoded by the coding sequence ATGCCCCCCACCACCCGCAGCAGAACCACCTCCTCGACGCCACCGCCCACCCGACTGACGACCCTGCAACTGCTACGCGGTCTGGGCGGCGGACGCTACGCCGGCGCAGCCCTGGTCTCCTCCCTGGGCGGCGGGCTGATGCGCCCCTTCCTGCTGCTGTACGCGGTCACCATCAGCGGCATCAGCGCCGAGCGCGCGGGCCTGGCCCTGTCCCTGGGCTACCTCGCGGGCATGGCGGCGGTACCGCTGGCCGGTCGCTGGGTCGACCGGGGCGCCCGGCGCGGCCTTACGGTCACCACCCTGGTCGTGCGCGCCACAGGACTGATCACCCTGCTGCTCGTCCCCGGTCCTGACGGCTTCGCCTGCTGCTGCCTGTTGCAGGGCATCGGCAACCAGGCCGGACCGATCGGCCAGGCCGCGGTCGTCTCCAGCATCTCCGTCGGCTACGAACGCGACGCCGTCCTGGCCGCGCTGCGCTCCCTGGGCAACGCCGGTCTGGGCGCGGGGGCCCTGCTGGCCACCATCGCGGTCGGCACCGGCAGCGTCGGCATGCGCTGGCTGGCCCTGGGCACCGCGCTCGGCTACCTGATCTCGGCGGCGCTGGTGTCGACCGTCATGCTCACCGACACTGCCGTGCCGCGCCGCGCCGACGTTCCGACGCCCGTCAGCGGTACCGACCGGCTCGCGCTGCGCCGACTGACCCTCATGAACCTGGCCAACCTGCCCTTCGCGTTCTGCTTCGACATCCTCGAAGTCGCACTGCCGATCGTCCTGGTCACCCACCTGCACGCGGCCCCCGCGTGGTCCTCCGGGATCTTCGTCGCCAACACCGCCATGGTCATCCTCTGCCAACTCCCCGTCGTGCTCTGGATGTCACGCCGACCGCGACGCAGCGTCTTCGCCCTGGCCGGATGGGTACTCGCGGCCTCCTACCTGGGCTTCCTCCTCGCCGCCACCCGGCACGGCACCACCGGCGCCGCCGCGGTCGCCCTGGTGTCGGTCCTGTACAACCTCGGCGAGATCCTCTACACCGGCGTCGGCACCGCCCTGGTCATCGACGCGGCCCCGCCCCACCTGCGCGGCCGCGCCCTCGCCCGCTGGCAGCTCTCCCTCGGCCTGGGCCGCGCCCTCGCCCCGCTGACCATCACCGCCGCCCTGAACGTAGGCGCGGCCACCCTGTGGCTCCCCCTCGCTGCGGCCACTGCCCTGGCCGCCACGTTCATCAGCTCCCGCGCCCCCGCCGACACGGCACACCCCACACACCACTTCACCGCCGCTGAAGCCACGCCCCCGGTCAGCGGGGCCGCGGCGACGTCCGCGCCTCCCGGATCCGGTCCGGAATGA
- a CDS encoding DUF5937 family protein, with translation MSVSIDVSGMAADRYLFAPSPLAELGSALHLLVEPSHHPQQAGWIASVGAQVDPELMDRIVTADYLWRTSRADILLPARPTPTLAEELDGLDELDDETWVRSTLMTSSCGVVPVCDDLGSPLTDAAARRVARERAAGRGSRQLDFVDSLLTDPARARAWLRRVLEDCAAGFFDAAWSTVAGRLAGEARHKRDLLARHGLERTLAAISPAVTLSASGERILVDKLQDRATSSHGAGITFSPSAFSDPHLLVVHTPGWQPVIHYPVSASLAAPPAAAAPVQDRLHALDHPVRLRLLRSIARGPQNTAQLAETWLLTPPEVSRHLAVLKSAGLITSTRRGRYVSYELDLLSTARLGTDLIEALLR, from the coding sequence ATGAGCGTCAGCATCGATGTGTCGGGGATGGCCGCGGACCGGTACCTGTTCGCGCCCTCCCCGTTGGCCGAGCTGGGATCCGCGCTGCACCTGCTCGTGGAACCGTCCCATCACCCGCAGCAGGCCGGTTGGATCGCCTCGGTCGGCGCGCAGGTCGACCCGGAGTTGATGGACCGCATCGTCACCGCCGACTACCTGTGGCGCACCTCGCGGGCGGACATCCTGCTGCCTGCCCGGCCGACACCGACGCTGGCCGAGGAACTCGACGGTCTCGACGAGCTCGACGACGAGACCTGGGTCCGCTCCACGCTGATGACCAGCAGTTGCGGTGTGGTTCCGGTGTGCGACGACCTCGGCTCGCCGCTCACCGACGCCGCCGCCCGGCGGGTCGCGCGCGAGCGGGCGGCCGGGCGCGGCAGCCGCCAGTTGGACTTCGTGGACTCCCTGCTCACCGATCCCGCGCGGGCCAGGGCCTGGCTGCGCCGTGTCCTGGAGGACTGCGCGGCCGGTTTCTTCGACGCCGCCTGGAGCACGGTGGCGGGACGGCTCGCGGGCGAGGCCCGCCACAAGCGCGACCTGCTGGCGCGGCACGGGCTGGAGCGCACCCTCGCGGCGATCTCCCCGGCGGTCACGCTGTCGGCTTCGGGCGAGCGCATCCTGGTCGACAAGCTGCAGGACCGCGCCACCAGCTCTCACGGGGCGGGGATCACCTTCAGCCCCAGCGCCTTCTCCGACCCCCATCTGCTGGTCGTGCACACCCCCGGCTGGCAACCGGTCATCCACTACCCGGTCTCCGCCTCCCTGGCCGCACCGCCCGCTGCCGCCGCTCCGGTCCAGGACCGGCTGCACGCGCTGGACCACCCCGTGCGCCTGCGGCTGCTGCGCAGCATCGCCCGCGGACCGCAGAACACCGCGCAGCTCGCCGAGACCTGGCTGCTGACCCCGCCGGAGGTCTCCCGCCACCTGGCCGTCCTGAAGAGCGCCGGCCTGATCACCTCCACCCGGCGCGGCCGCTACGTCAGCTACGAACTGGACCTGCTGTCGACCGCCCGCCTGGGCACCGACCTGATCGAGGCCCTCCTGCGCTGA
- a CDS encoding carboxymuconolactone decarboxylase family protein, with protein MEARLNSTANPDMMTAIKHLYKAIGSGGVDQRLLSLIHLRASQINNCAPCVHASVTGAKKAGETDERLHNVIAWRETPFYTDSERAALALTEAATRLQDGAPGVTDDIWAAASEHFTDEQLSAIVLEIATTNFFNRINRSIQEQAGRTW; from the coding sequence ATGGAAGCACGTCTGAACAGCACCGCGAACCCCGACATGATGACCGCCATCAAGCACCTCTACAAGGCGATCGGCTCCGGGGGCGTCGACCAGCGCCTGTTGTCGCTGATCCACCTGCGCGCCAGCCAGATCAACAACTGCGCGCCGTGCGTCCACGCCAGTGTCACGGGTGCGAAGAAGGCGGGCGAGACGGACGAGCGGCTGCACAACGTGATCGCCTGGCGCGAGACCCCCTTCTACACCGACTCGGAACGCGCCGCCCTCGCGCTGACCGAGGCCGCCACCCGCCTCCAGGACGGCGCCCCGGGCGTCACCGACGACATCTGGGCCGCCGCCAGCGAGCACTTCACCGACGAGCAGCTCTCCGCCATCGTCCTGGAGATCGCGACGACCAACTTCTTCAACCGCATCAACCGCTCCATCCAGGAGCAGGCCGGTCGGACCTGGTAA
- a CDS encoding sigma-70 family RNA polymerase sigma factor, whose product MTESSAKDPVAEAFESQRDRLRAVAYRMLGSHADAEDVVQEAWLRLSRQEPETIHNLGGWLTTVVGRISLDVLRTRQTRSEASYDDRLPEFVVTADDGPAPEDDVALADAVGLALLVVLEALRPSERLAFVLHDLFGVPFDEIGQILGKSTPATKMLASRARRKVQGTERPSGGRREQRQVVQAFLAAARQGDFGGLLRVLDPEVRLTVDTPAGVFVTLGATEVAAGAQLGAAAAERGRAVLVDGRPGVVSWREDGTPLSVLAFTVVDGRITAIAAAIDPAKLARMDLPEPV is encoded by the coding sequence ATGACCGAGAGCAGTGCGAAGGATCCGGTGGCCGAGGCGTTCGAGTCGCAGCGCGACCGGTTGCGGGCGGTCGCCTACCGGATGCTCGGGTCGCACGCCGACGCCGAGGACGTCGTCCAGGAGGCCTGGCTGCGGCTCTCCCGGCAGGAGCCGGAGACCATCCACAACCTCGGCGGCTGGCTGACCACGGTGGTCGGCCGGATCAGCCTGGATGTGCTGCGGACGCGGCAGACCCGCTCCGAGGCGTCCTATGACGACCGGCTGCCGGAGTTCGTGGTGACGGCGGACGACGGTCCGGCTCCCGAGGACGACGTGGCGCTCGCCGACGCGGTCGGGCTCGCGCTGCTCGTCGTCCTTGAGGCGCTCCGGCCGAGCGAGCGGCTGGCGTTCGTGCTGCACGACCTGTTCGGGGTGCCGTTCGACGAGATCGGCCAGATCCTGGGCAAGTCGACCCCGGCCACCAAGATGCTGGCCAGCCGCGCCCGCCGGAAGGTGCAGGGGACCGAGCGGCCCAGCGGGGGCCGACGGGAGCAGCGGCAGGTGGTCCAGGCGTTCCTGGCGGCGGCCCGGCAGGGCGACTTCGGGGGCTTGCTGCGGGTGCTCGACCCCGAGGTGAGGCTGACCGTGGACACCCCCGCCGGGGTGTTCGTCACCCTCGGCGCGACCGAGGTGGCCGCCGGTGCGCAGCTGGGTGCCGCCGCGGCCGAGCGCGGGCGCGCGGTGCTCGTCGACGGCCGTCCAGGGGTGGTCTCCTGGCGCGAGGACGGCACCCCGCTGTCGGTACTCGCGTTCACCGTGGTCGACGGCCGGATCACCGCGATCGCGGCGGCGATCGACCCGGCCAAGCTCGCCCGGATGGACCTGCCGGAGCCGGTGTGA
- a CDS encoding maleylpyruvate isomerase family mycothiol-dependent enzyme, protein MATAPDFEPAPWLTRITVAIERLLGAAAGLGVTDVRGPSLLPGWSRGHVLTHLARNADGGRHLLTWARTGVETPEYPSMAARAEQIEAGSGRGPDALLADLRDSSARFAAEYARMPADAWQRLVRWTEGQRHPVLRAADSRLTEVLIHHVDLAIGYTPDDWPPDFVEELLHRLVTAHDARPATAAMRLHATDTDTWYDIHPVPGSPTVRGTRATLLAWLVNRPTTPGPTTADGSPLPQPPALG, encoded by the coding sequence ATGGCCACTGCCCCCGACTTCGAGCCCGCACCGTGGCTCACCCGGATCACCGTCGCCATCGAGCGGTTGCTCGGGGCGGCGGCGGGCCTCGGCGTCACCGACGTACGCGGCCCCTCGCTGCTCCCCGGCTGGTCGCGGGGGCACGTCCTGACCCACCTCGCCCGCAACGCCGACGGCGGCAGACACCTGCTGACGTGGGCCCGAACCGGCGTCGAGACGCCCGAGTACCCGAGCATGGCCGCCCGGGCCGAGCAGATCGAGGCCGGTTCCGGGCGCGGCCCGGACGCCCTGCTCGCCGACCTGCGCGACAGTTCGGCCCGGTTCGCCGCCGAGTACGCCCGCATGCCCGCCGACGCCTGGCAGCGGCTCGTCCGCTGGACCGAGGGCCAGCGGCATCCGGTCCTCCGGGCGGCGGACTCCCGGCTGACCGAGGTCCTCATCCACCACGTCGACCTCGCGATCGGCTACACCCCCGACGACTGGCCCCCGGACTTCGTGGAGGAGTTGCTGCACCGCCTGGTCACCGCCCACGACGCCCGCCCGGCCACCGCCGCGATGCGGCTGCACGCCACCGACACCGACACCTGGTACGACATCCACCCGGTCCCCGGCAGCCCCACGGTCCGCGGCACCCGGGCGACCCTGCTGGCCTGGCTCGTCAACCGCCCGACCACCCCCGGCCCGACCACCGCCGACGGCAGCCCCCTGCCCCAGCCGCCGGCCCTCGGCTGA
- a CDS encoding aldo/keto reductase: protein MRYRNLGRRQVSSLCLGTLPFGTLVDEQTSFALLDRFTERGGTFVDTANCYCFWIDGCDGGESESLLGRWLAARGNRDEVVLATKLGALPAPGDGEWPTNREGLSAPVIAASIHPSLRRLGTDRVDLLYGHVDDPATPLAETVAAFGALVREGLAEQVGISNQPGPRVVRSRELAAELGVPRYTALQQRHTYLRPGPGTDFDYQIAVDDPQLAYARTQPDLTVLAYGPLLNGAYTDPAKPLPEQYDHPAAHAQLSVLSEIARELDATRNQVVLAWMLGSEPSVLPIIGVSRLTQLDEALDAVELRLTPEQHARLDAARG, encoded by the coding sequence ATGCGCTATCGGAACCTTGGACGACGTCAGGTCTCCAGTCTGTGCCTGGGCACGCTGCCCTTCGGCACGCTGGTGGACGAGCAGACCTCCTTCGCCCTGCTCGACCGTTTCACCGAGCGGGGCGGAACCTTCGTGGACACCGCGAACTGCTACTGCTTCTGGATCGACGGCTGCGACGGCGGCGAGAGCGAGTCGCTGCTGGGCCGCTGGCTCGCCGCCCGGGGCAACCGGGACGAGGTGGTCCTGGCCACCAAGCTCGGCGCGCTCCCCGCGCCGGGCGACGGCGAGTGGCCAACCAACCGCGAGGGCCTCTCGGCGCCGGTGATCGCCGCAAGCATCCACCCCAGCCTGCGCCGACTCGGCACCGACCGGGTGGACCTGCTGTACGGACACGTGGACGACCCGGCCACCCCGCTCGCGGAGACCGTGGCGGCGTTCGGCGCGCTGGTCCGCGAGGGGCTGGCCGAACAGGTCGGCATCAGCAACCAGCCGGGCCCCCGGGTGGTCCGATCACGGGAGCTGGCGGCCGAGTTGGGCGTTCCCCGGTACACCGCGCTGCAACAGCGCCACACCTACCTGCGGCCGGGCCCCGGCACCGACTTCGACTACCAGATCGCCGTGGACGACCCGCAACTGGCCTATGCCCGCACCCAGCCCGACCTGACCGTGCTGGCGTACGGCCCGCTGCTCAACGGCGCCTACACCGACCCGGCCAAGCCGCTGCCGGAGCAGTACGACCACCCGGCGGCGCACGCCCAACTGTCGGTGCTGAGCGAGATCGCCCGCGAGCTCGACGCGACCCGCAACCAGGTCGTCCTCGCCTGGATGCTGGGCAGCGAGCCCTCCGTCCTGCCGATCATCGGCGTGAGCCGGCTCACCCAACTCGACGAGGCCCTGGACGCCGTCGAGTTGCGACTCACCCCGGAGCAGCACGCCCGCCTGGACGCCGCCCGAGGCTGA
- a CDS encoding MerR family transcriptional regulator produces the protein MANATRYLTPAETVESSGFSLDTLRYYERIGLLSRVDRAPSGHRRFTPDDLEWLSVLRCLRDTGMPIADMRRYAELVRAASTANAANAANAANAANAASAEAAEGAEGAEAADHADSIAERIALLERHDAQVDAQIAHLRRQQRHLHDKIAYYRSVRGQSRG, from the coding sequence ATGGCCAACGCGACCCGCTATCTCACGCCCGCCGAGACCGTCGAGAGCTCCGGTTTCAGCCTGGACACGCTGCGCTACTACGAGCGGATCGGGCTGCTCAGCCGGGTCGATCGGGCCCCGAGCGGCCACCGCCGGTTCACCCCGGACGACCTTGAGTGGCTGTCGGTGCTGCGCTGCCTGCGCGACACCGGGATGCCCATCGCCGACATGCGGCGCTACGCCGAACTGGTCCGCGCCGCGAGCACCGCGAACGCGGCAAATGCCGCGAACGCGGCAAATGCCGCGAACGCGGCAAGCGCCGAGGCTGCCGAGGGCGCCGAGGGCGCCGAGGCTGCCGACCACGCCGACAGCATCGCCGAGCGGATCGCGCTGCTGGAGCGGCACGACGCGCAGGTGGACGCCCAGATCGCGCACCTGCGTCGGCAGCAGCGGCATCTGCACGACAAGATCGCCTACTACCGCTCGGTCCGGGGTCAGTCGCGGGGGTAG
- a CDS encoding cupin domain-containing protein, protein MGRFEVHRSRLSPHATSQVSTPGPGSMEYVMVVEGRVTLVSDGVPHVLEGGDAARFSGRSPHFYPTEASLAVTNSVAAYPRD, encoded by the coding sequence CTGGGGCGTTTCGAGGTCCACCGCTCCCGGCTGTCGCCGCACGCCACCAGTCAGGTCAGCACGCCCGGGCCCGGTTCGATGGAGTACGTGATGGTGGTCGAGGGCAGGGTCACCCTGGTCTCCGACGGCGTGCCGCACGTACTGGAGGGCGGCGACGCGGCCCGCTTCTCCGGCCGGTCCCCGCACTTCTACCCGACCGAGGCGAGCCTGGCGGTCACCAACAGCGTCGCGGCCTACCCCCGCGACTGA
- a CDS encoding GNAT family N-acetyltransferase produces MRIKEVPWSDPAGEALRRDQRNEIAEVYGTPDSESGAPSGPDIAVFVVAYADDGTPVGCAGLRLLGEDSAELKRMYVVPAQRGTGVAAELLRALEASARARGLTTLRLETGDRLHAAHRFYTRSGFTPIPNYGPYVDSDTSLCFERRLQPTA; encoded by the coding sequence ATGCGAATCAAGGAAGTGCCCTGGTCCGACCCTGCGGGCGAGGCGCTGCGCAGGGACCAGCGGAATGAGATCGCCGAGGTCTACGGCACCCCGGACAGCGAGTCCGGCGCCCCCTCGGGACCGGACATCGCCGTCTTCGTGGTCGCCTACGCCGACGACGGCACCCCCGTCGGCTGCGCCGGACTGCGGCTCCTCGGCGAGGACTCGGCCGAGCTCAAGCGGATGTACGTGGTCCCGGCCCAGCGCGGCACCGGCGTCGCCGCCGAGCTGCTGCGGGCGCTGGAGGCCTCGGCCCGCGCCCGGGGCCTGACCACGCTCCGGCTGGAGACCGGCGACCGCCTCCACGCGGCGCACCGCTTCTACACCCGCTCCGGCTTCACCCCCATCCCCAACTACGGGCCCTACGTGGACTCCGACACCTCCCTCTGCTTCGAGCGCCGACTCCAGCCCACGGCCTGA
- a CDS encoding prepilin peptidase produces the protein MPPMLLICLAAALGAAVGPVLVRACWVRSVPSGEPPRSHCDDCGAAPSALPRWRCPGCRRGLGPSVWWMSAAAAAACAVCGWRIGPHPALAAYLAAALAAVVLAATDARVKRLPNAIVLPLYPVTIAVLGLAFLTDRHHGSLTRALLAMLALVTVFYLLALASPSSLGLGDVKLVGVLGLLLGWLSWAAVVTGVFLGFVVASVAGLALLLTRRAGRKDTIPFGPYLLLGALLAVALH, from the coding sequence ATGCCACCGATGCTGCTGATCTGCCTGGCCGCCGCCCTCGGCGCGGCTGTCGGACCGGTGCTGGTGCGCGCCTGCTGGGTGCGGTCCGTGCCCAGCGGCGAACCGCCCCGCAGCCACTGCGACGACTGCGGCGCCGCGCCGTCCGCGCTGCCCCGGTGGCGCTGTCCCGGCTGCCGTCGCGGCCTCGGGCCGTCCGTGTGGTGGATGTCGGCGGCAGCGGCGGCGGCCTGCGCGGTCTGCGGCTGGCGGATCGGCCCGCATCCGGCACTGGCCGCCTACCTGGCCGCCGCGTTGGCCGCGGTGGTCCTGGCCGCGACCGACGCCCGGGTCAAGCGGCTGCCCAACGCGATAGTCCTGCCGCTGTACCCGGTCACCATCGCCGTACTCGGCCTGGCCTTCCTGACGGATCGTCACCATGGCTCGCTGACCCGGGCCCTGCTCGCCATGCTGGCCCTGGTCACGGTCTTCTACCTGCTCGCGCTGGCCAGTCCGAGCTCGCTCGGACTGGGGGACGTCAAGCTCGTCGGCGTGCTCGGCCTGCTGCTGGGCTGGCTGAGCTGGGCGGCCGTGGTCACCGGGGTGTTCCTCGGCTTCGTCGTCGCCTCCGTCGCCGGGCTGGCGCTGCTGCTCACCCGCCGCGCGGGCCGCAAGGACACCATCCCGTTCGGCCCCTACTTGCTCCTCGGCGCGCTGCTGGCCGTGGCCCTGCACTGA
- a CDS encoding SDR family oxidoreductase, with amino-acid sequence MDLGLEGRVYLVTAASRGLGFATARELVADGAQVVVTGRAQESVDRAVAELGGSGHALGLVADNAAPDTAQRLVDTATEHFGRLDGALISVGGPPAGPVSTATDEQWRSAFESVFLGAVRLARTTAQVLGEGGCIGFVLSGSVREPITALGISNGLRPGLAMAAKSLANEYGPRGIRVLGLLPARIDTERVRELDALAPDSDAARAGNEAQIPLRRYGRPEEFGRVAAFLLSPAASYLTGVMIPVDGGALHGI; translated from the coding sequence ATGGACCTAGGACTTGAAGGCCGCGTGTACCTCGTCACCGCCGCCAGTCGCGGCCTCGGCTTCGCCACCGCCCGGGAGTTGGTCGCCGACGGGGCCCAGGTGGTGGTCACCGGGCGGGCCCAGGAGTCCGTCGACCGCGCGGTCGCGGAGCTGGGCGGCTCCGGGCACGCGCTGGGCCTGGTCGCGGACAACGCCGCGCCGGACACCGCCCAGCGGCTGGTCGACACCGCGACCGAGCACTTCGGACGGCTCGACGGCGCGCTGATCAGCGTCGGCGGCCCGCCCGCCGGACCGGTCTCGACCGCCACCGACGAGCAGTGGCGCAGCGCCTTCGAAAGCGTCTTCCTCGGCGCGGTACGCCTCGCCCGGACCACGGCGCAGGTGCTCGGCGAGGGCGGCTGCATCGGTTTCGTGCTCTCCGGCTCGGTCCGTGAGCCGATCACCGCGCTGGGCATCTCCAACGGCCTGCGCCCCGGCCTGGCCATGGCCGCGAAGAGCCTCGCCAACGAGTACGGCCCGCGCGGCATCCGGGTACTGGGGCTGCTGCCCGCACGGATCGACACCGAGCGGGTGCGCGAACTGGACGCCCTCGCCCCGGACAGCGACGCCGCCCGGGCCGGGAACGAGGCCCAGATCCCGCTGCGCCGCTACGGCCGCCCGGAGGAGTTCGGCCGGGTCGCGGCCTTCCTGCTCTCCCCCGCCGCCTCCTACCTCACCGGGGTGATGATCCCGGTGGACGGCGGCGCCCTGCACGGCATCTGA
- a CDS encoding family 16 glycosylhydrolase, producing MVRIRPRLVAVVAAALLTSACGTLTTGVRTAPAFPSDLPALTPSASAARSAPSARPAPRPTTLSASALRAAPNIPGPWRLAFSDDFDGSSLDPDQWVTCYDWNDDGCTNAGHRELEWYLPGQVSVSDGALVLTARKQPSYGSDGRTHPWTSGMVSTGRRSWTGDPQYTITYGYIAAAIQIPAQGGMFPSFWLMPSGSRTTPPEIDIMEAIEFTDRAQMTLHWTDPATGKDTFSAAQYGPVDYPAGYHVFAVDWEPKSITWYIDGVARYRVTDTARIPRVPMEILLNLAVGFPKDPPAGVDSARMKVDWVRAWQH from the coding sequence GTGGTCAGGATCCGCCCGAGGCTGGTCGCGGTGGTCGCCGCGGCCCTGCTGACCAGCGCCTGCGGCACGCTCACCACCGGGGTCAGGACCGCGCCCGCCTTCCCCAGCGACCTGCCGGCGCTGACCCCCAGCGCGTCGGCCGCCCGATCCGCCCCCTCGGCGCGGCCCGCGCCCCGCCCCACCACGCTCTCCGCCTCGGCCCTGCGGGCGGCCCCGAACATCCCCGGCCCCTGGCGGCTGGCCTTCTCCGACGACTTCGACGGAAGCAGCCTCGACCCGGACCAGTGGGTCACCTGCTACGACTGGAACGACGACGGCTGCACCAACGCGGGCCACCGCGAGCTGGAGTGGTACCTGCCGGGCCAGGTCTCGGTGTCCGACGGCGCACTGGTGCTCACCGCGCGGAAGCAGCCCAGCTACGGCTCCGACGGCAGGACCCACCCGTGGACCTCGGGCATGGTCTCCACCGGCCGCCGGTCCTGGACCGGCGACCCGCAGTACACGATCACCTACGGCTACATCGCCGCCGCGATCCAGATCCCGGCGCAGGGGGGCATGTTCCCCAGCTTCTGGCTGATGCCCTCCGGCAGCAGGACCACCCCGCCCGAGATCGACATCATGGAGGCGATCGAGTTCACCGACCGCGCCCAGATGACCCTGCACTGGACGGACCCGGCCACCGGCAAGGACACCTTCTCGGCCGCCCAGTACGGACCGGTCGACTACCCGGCCGGGTACCACGTGTTCGCGGTCGACTGGGAGCCGAAGTCGATCACCTGGTACATCGACGGCGTGGCCCGCTACCGGGTGACCGACACCGCGCGCATCCCCCGGGTACCGATGGAGATCCTGCTCAACCTCGCCGTGGGCTTCCCGAAGGACCCGCCCGCCGGGGTGGACTCCGCGCGGATGAAGGTCGACTGGGTCCGGGCCTGGCAGCACTGA
- a CDS encoding DUF4232 domain-containing protein — MTERVRTGTAGRGGSRTGALALAAAVAALALSACSAGSGGSGGSSSSTTPSGAASAPASSTAGGGSGGSGGGSSGGSGSGTTGGATSGTGTTGGATSGTGSSGGAASGAGTAAAGTAECASSQLSVAQVNPSVGAGQYYSTLVFTNTSGGSCVMTGYPGVSYVVANGVQSGNPAVRAGGTASTVTLAPGGKADAVLHDSNGISGYSPQQCRLTPALGLRIYPPDNKAALFLPWSTSHCAGLSIHPLSIGPITRA, encoded by the coding sequence ATGACCGAACGCGTGCGGACAGGTACGGCAGGGCGCGGCGGGTCGCGCACGGGTGCGCTGGCGCTCGCCGCCGCGGTGGCCGCGCTGGCGCTGTCGGCCTGCTCGGCGGGGTCGGGCGGGTCCGGCGGGTCGAGCTCGTCGACCACCCCGAGCGGCGCGGCCTCGGCGCCCGCCTCGTCCACGGCCGGTGGCGGCAGCGGCGGCAGCGGTGGCGGGAGCAGCGGCGGCAGCGGGAGCGGGACGACCGGCGGCGCGACCTCCGGCACCGGGACGACCGGCGGCGCGACCTCGGGCACGGGTTCGTCCGGCGGCGCGGCCTCCGGGGCCGGGACGGCGGCGGCCGGGACCGCGGAGTGTGCGAGCTCGCAGCTCTCGGTGGCGCAGGTGAACCCGAGCGTCGGCGCCGGGCAGTACTACTCGACGCTGGTGTTCACCAACACCTCCGGCGGCAGCTGCGTGATGACCGGCTACCCGGGCGTCTCCTACGTGGTGGCCAACGGTGTGCAGTCCGGCAACCCGGCCGTTCGCGCGGGCGGCACCGCGAGCACGGTGACCCTCGCGCCCGGCGGCAAGGCCGACGCGGTGCTGCACGACAGCAACGGGATATCCGGCTACTCGCCGCAGCAGTGCCGGCTCACCCCGGCGCTGGGGCTGCGGATCTACCCGCCGGACAACAAGGCCGCGCTGTTCCTGCCCTGGAGCACCAGCCACTGCGCGGGCCTGAGCATCCACCCGCTGTCCATCGGTCCGATCACCCGGGCGTAG